The segment CGGGTGCTGGCTTCGCTTGTCGTCGTCACTTTGGTTTCCTGGTACGCTTTTTTGGTTCAGCGCCAAGATGAAAGCAAGGCGGAAAGCGGCGGCAGCTTTTTGCTGATCTTTGCCTTTGTTTCTTTAGTGGTGGCGTTTCTGATGACTTCGGCCCACGAAAATCATTTTTATTTGGCTACCGTATTATTGATCATTCTGCTGGCTAAATTCGGCGGCCGCGTCTTTAGTTTGGCCCTGCACGGCACATTGATCATCCAGTTTGTCAACATCTATTTATTGTATTTTAATGACTACGTCGCTAATTATTTAAGAGGCGGTTATGGCCTGGGGACGAGAACGATACTGGCGGTGATTTCCGTGTTTTTTTTCATCTTGATCGCCAAAGAAATGCTCTCTGTTATTTTTACCAGCCAGAAGGTAGAACAAGAGTTATAGATTAAAGAATAATAAAAATCGAGGATGAGCCTCGATTTTTTTAATTTTCCCAAATAAAGCGGCTCATTCCTGGCCGGCCGTTTCCGGCAGAGCTTCCGGCTTACTGGCCGCGTAAACCCAGTATTTATACAAGAAAAAATTCCAGGAGACCGCCAGGATGATCGAGCCGAGGCGCACCAGGCGGTAATCGAAAGCCAAAAGATGATTAAAGACATACATGGCGGAAACGGCAAAGGAGTAATTGTAAATGACTACGATGCCAAAACGAAAAAGCTGGCGGTGCGTCAGGGAGTGTTCCTTGAATGACCAGTACTTATTCAATAAAAAAACAAAAGCCAGAATGAAAACCTGGTTGGTCAGCACCGCGACAAAAGGCGGGAAATGCAGAATTTCTTTTAAAAAAATCAGGCTGCTCATGTCCAGAATTACGGCGCTAACGCCCACGATGAAATACTTGGCGAATTGCCGGCGCAAAGACCAGAAGAATTTTAAAGTTTTTTTAAGCATTTTTCGATGTAATACTAATGCCATACGAATGCATACTAATATGACGAATGCGGGCTAAAAATTATTCGTTATATTAGTATGTATTCGTTGATTAGTATTACAATTATAAGTTATCCAGATACCATTGATAATAAGATTTTAATCCGTCGGCTAAATTTATTTTATGTTTCCAGCCCAAATTGTGCAATTTGGAAACGTCTAACCGCTTGCGCATCGTCCCGTCCGGTTTGGTTTTATCCCAATCGATTTTTCCCTTGAAGCCGGTAACTTCTTTGATCAGTTCGGCGATTTCTTTGATGGCGATATCTTCGCCCGTGCCGATATTGATGATTTCGCCGCTGTCATAATTATTCATCAAAAATACGCAAGCGTCGGCCAGATCGTCAACGTGCAAAAATTCGCGCCGGGCCGAGCCCGTGCCCCAAACCACCGTTTCGCGGTCGCCGCGGATCTTGGCTTCATGAAATTTCCGCAGCAGCGCCGGCAAGACATGGGAATTAGCGAGATCAAAATTATCATTCGGGCCGTAAAGATTAGTCGGCATCACGGAAATGAAACTGGTCTTGTACTGACGGTTATAGGATTGGCACTCAATTATGCCGGCGATCTTGGCGACCGCATAAGGCTTATTGGTTTCTTCCAGAGGGCCGGATAATAAATATTCTTCTTTGATCGGCTGACGCGCGTCGCGGGGATAAATGCAGGAACTCCCTAAAAATAATAATTTTTTTACGCCCGACAGATAAGCCTGATGAATGACGTTATTCTGCACGGCCAGATTTTCGTAAATGAAATCGGCCGGATAAGTGTCGTTGGCGGCGATGCCGCCGACTTTGGCCGCGGCCAAGAAAACATATTCCGGCTTTTCTTGGGCGAAAAATTCGGCCGTTGATTTTTGATCGAGCAAGTCAAGCTCCTTGTGGCTCTTTAAAATAAGATTGGAAAAACCAGTTGCTTTCAATTTGCGGACGATCGCCGAGCCGACCAGTCCATTATGACCGGCCACGTAAATTTTTGATTCGGTATTCATCATTTGAATTGGTAGTAGAGAAAAAAATTTGTTGTTTTGTCATCCTGAGCGCCGCGCGAAGGATCTATTAAGTAAAACCTTGTCGATTCCGAAAAATATTTTTTTGTTATCGTCGAAAAAATTAAAATATTCGTTCTAATTCGCGGTGATGTATTGATAAACGCCCCGGATAATAGATCCTTCATCGTCCGCCCGAGGCGGACTCTTCAGGATGACAAAAGGGACGGTATTTATTTTGCCCTGTCGCAGTCTCCGCCTCCCTCGGCAAGCTCGGGACAGGTCGGGACTGCGACGCAATCGTCGTTGGCAGCAGTCCCCTTCGGGAGACTGTTGCATGGCAAAAAAATTCGTTGGCAGCAGTCCCCTTCGGGAGACTGCTGCATGGCAAAAAGCATAGACCCTCCCTGGTTGCGAGGCGCAACCACCCCTCCCCCCGCACGCTATCGCTTTGCGGGACAAGCGAGGAGGGGACGATTTTATTTTTTATTTTTTTCAATTTCCAAGTCCGTTTCGCACATTTCTTTGATCAGTTCGGCAAAAGATATTTTCGGCTCCCAGCCTAATTTGGTTTTGGCCTTGGTCGGGTCGCCCAAAAGCTCATCCACTTCGGATGGGCGGAAATATTTCGGGTCGATCTCAATAATTGTTTTTCCGGTTTTCCGGTCAATCCCTTTTTCGCCCAGGCCTTTTCCTTTCCAGACAAGATCAAGGCCGAAATTATGGGCGGCCAGTTCGGCGAATTCCCTGACCGAATGATTTTCTCCCGTGGCCAGAATATAATCATCCGGCTCTTCGGTCTGCATCATCAGCCACATGCCATAGACATAATCTTGGGCATGGCCCCAGTCGCGCTTGGCATCAAGATTGCCCAAGAATAATTTTTGATCCTTGCCTAATTTTATTCGGGCCAAACCGCGGGTGATCTTGCGCGTGACGAAAGTTTCGCCGCGGCGCGGGGATTCGTGGTTGAATAAAATTCCGTTGACCGCGAACATCTGATAAGCTTCGCGATAATTTTTGGTGATCCAGTAAGCAAAAACTTTGGCGCAGCCATAGGGGGAGCGGGGATAAAAAGGAGTTGTTTCTTTGAGCGGCAGTTCGATCGCTTTGCCGAACATTTCGCTGGAGGAGGCTTGGTAGAATTTGGTTTTGATTTTGGCTTCGCGGATCGCGTCCAAAAGCCGCAAAGCGCCCAGCCCGGTTACGTCGGCGGTATATTCCGGCATATCAAAAGAGACGCGGACATGGCTTTGCGCGCCCAAATTATAGATTTCATCGGGTTGGATTTTTTCCAATAAGCGGCTTAAGTTGCTCGAATCGGAAAGGTCGCCGTAATGGAGAAATAGTTTGACGCCATTGATGTGCGGGTCGGTGTAAAGATGATCGATGCGCCCGGTGTTGAACGTGCTGGCGCGGCGGATTAAGCCGTGAACTTCATAGCCTTTAGCTAACAGCAATTCTGCCAGATAAGAACCGTCCTGGCCGGTGATGCCGGTGATCAAAGCCTTTTTCATATGATGAAAGTTTATTTATTGATATAAGAATTTTATTACAATCCGCGGTCTTTGTCTATCTTAAATTTTGAAAACTGGTTTTTTCATTGACAAATAATTAAAGAAATGTTATTATCAGGGATCTTTTGATCTTTAACAATCAAGTTAACCAGTGAATCTATTGCGCAGAAAGAGAGGGCCTTTTATGAAAAAAGGTTTAGCCGCTAAATATAAAGGAATTGACAAGTCGGGCAAGGAAGCCGTTTTAGCCGGGAAGATCAAACCTTATGCTTTTCCGGTTTCTTTGCAGAATCGTTTTTCCGTTTTTGCCGTGATCGAGCTTAATGATTTTTTCCAGATGTTTTTGGCAAGGGTCCAAAAGATCGAAACAATGTTCGGCCTGAAGCTGATCTTGGCCGGCCGCGATGTTTGGCCGCACTTTACCGTGCTGGAAGGCAACGTTGACGAAAGCAGGGAACGGTTGGATTATGCCTGCTTGATAAGAAATTTTTTATCAGGCACGGCCTTGGCTTCGCCGGAGAAAAGGATGCTCTTTCGCCGCATCTCTATCAATCAGCTCCTGTTGGACAATGGCAATCTGCTTTTGGTAACCGCCGGATCGCCGTTTCTTAGGATCAGGGAAAAGCTGTCCGCCTTTTACCAGTCGATCAATTTGATTCCTTGCCCTCGGGATATCACCCATTCAACCATCAGCCGGATAGCGGAAATTCCCGACGGCTTCGGTCTTAAAGGATGGAAACAGTATCACGATTATGTCAGCGGTCTCCAGCGGCTTATCAGGAGGAACGACCTTGTTTTAAGAATAAGAGGCGTTCATAGCGGAGAAGCTTATGAATTTCTCACCGCGAAAGTCGGGTAAAGAAGCATTTAGCGATAGTTATGAAATTTGTTTTTTTAGACAAAAAAGCCGCCAGGATCATTCCGGCGGTTTTTATTTTTTATCGGCCGGCCCGCGATAACACCGTGGAAATCGTTTTTAAGATGATCGAGAGGTCCAGATAGAGCGAGCGGTTTTTGATGTAATAGAGATCATACTGCAATTTTTTCATCGTGTCCGCGAAGGAAGGGGAATGATATTCGCCGGCTATCTGATCGCAGCCGGTGATGCCCGGCTTGACCAGCATCCGCTCGCGGTAAAAAGGAATTTGTTTTTCCAATTCGGCGATCAGTTCCGGCCGTTCGGGGCGCGGGCCGACAAAACTCATCTCGCCTTTGATGATATTGAGTACTTGCGGAACTTCATCAAGGCGGGTTTTGCGCAACAGCGAACCGAAGCGGGTAACGCGATGATCGCTATCCAAAGTCGGCGATTGATCGTTATTCTCGGTTTTCATGGTCCGGAATTTTATCATTAGGAAATTCTTGCCCCGTTCGCCGGCCCGGTTCTGCACAAAAAATACCGGCCCCTTGCTTTCCAGCTTGATGATCGCGCCGATGATCAGCCAGAAAGGGCAAGTGATAAGAAAAATAAATAATGACAGGACCAGATCGGCCGTCCGTTTGAACAGATCGAAATCTCTCTTGTTGCCCTCGTTCAAATTTTCCAAAAACCACATTTTATTGATCTCCTCCAAAGGGATTTTGCCGGCGATATTTTCGTAAAAATCAACCAAGTTGATAAAAGTTATTTTTAAGGGCAAACATTCAAACAAGAGCGCGCGCAATTCCTGCGAGTCGGGCGTGGTGGCGAGTATCACGTTGTTGATCTTTCTTTTTTCAATTAGGGCCGGCAGATCGTTGATGTTGGTAAAAATCGGCGTGCCGTTAATTTCTTTGCTTGGCGATTTTTCGTCCAAGATGAAAGACAAAGAAAATCCCAGCTGCGGTTTTTGCTTCAACTCGGCCGAAATTTCTTCGACCAGATGATTCGATCCGATGATCGCCAAATTGACGCGCGGCAAATACGATTTAAGCAGGGAATTCAAAGAGCGGCGCCAAGCGATAAACAAGGCGGCAAAAACAACGATGAATATCGCCAAGTTGGTCTTGGGAGTGAGCTCGTCGCGCGGGGCAAGATAAAAATAGACGATCGATAAAAGCGCGGCAATGATAAAACTTTGGCCGACTCTCTGAAAAAATAAGGTGTTATTGACCGCTTGGCGCAAGTCATAAAGATTGGAAATATAAAAAGCGATCAGCCAAAAAATAAAAACCGCCAGGAATGATATCCAGAGCTTTTGATAAATTTCCGCGGACGGGGGAGTTAAATAGCGCAGCCAGAGCGTCAGAAACAAGGCCAGATGCATGATGGCCAGATCTCCCAGTAAAATTATAAAATTTTTAGATCGATTGCTCATAAAAAATATAATACGAATACTACGAATTATACGCGAATACTACAAACTCCGCGAACCATTTATAATTCCCCTCTTGGGAGGGGTGCCGAGCCCGGCGAGGCGGGGTGGGTTTTCGGTTCGCGGTATTCGCGAAGAATTCGTAGTATTCGTATCATGTCATGCAATACTTAAATTAGCAGAAAAATGCGCAAAAATCAAGCTTGCCTAAACAAAACGGGAATGATAAGATTTGAGTATGGAAAAGCATGATTTGGAGAATAAAAAAGGCTGGCCGCTCTCGGGCAATGGCCGGATCACTGATTTTTTGGAAAAAAGCATTGCCAACGGCAAAATCGTCAATACCTATATTTTTTTAGGGTTAAAGGACCTGGGCAAGACCGCGGCGGCCGTGCATTTTGCCAAAAGTTTGCTTTGCCAGAAAAAAAAGCCGGGCGCGTTTTCTCCGCCCTGCGGCGTTTGTCCTTCGTGCCGGCAAATGCAAAACTCCGGCAAAGAAGAAAAGGGTTTTGAAACTCTGCACGGCGATTTTCACTTAGTGCGGAAAGAAGCGGACAAGAAAAATATTTCCATCGAGCAAGTGCGGGAATTTATCCGCATCCTGGAGATGAGCTCTTTTTTGAATTCTTATAAAGTCGGCATCATTAAAGATGCTGATGACTTGAGCGAAGGCGCGGCTAACGCCCTGCTGAAAACTCTGGAAGAGCCTCGGCAAAAAGTCGTCGTCATTTTGACAGCCTCAAGAATCGAAAAAATTCCGGCCACGATCGTTTCGCGCAGCCAAGTATTGCATTTCTTGCCGGTACCGGCGGCGACTATTTATGATTATCTCATCAAGGATCTGGGCTGCCCCAGAGCGCAGGCTAAAAATATTTCCCGCTTAAGTTTGGGCCGGCCGGCGCTGGCTGCCAAGTTTTTCGAAGACCGGGAATTTTATCAGAGTTATCTCCTTAAAACCGAAACCTTTTTGCAATTTTTTAAAGATAATTTGAATCAGCGCCTCCAGGCGGTGGGAAAGATCAGCGCTGGCGCGGACGAGGAAAGCAAAGCCGAGACAGCCCTGGGAATTTTAAATGTTTGGCAAGGGTTGCTTAGAGATTTGATTTTGCTTAACGTCAATAACGGCGATTTGATCCAGCATGAGCCCTGGCGGGAAAAATTGGAAAAAATTTCCAACGGATTGAACGGCGGGAGTTTGGGCAAGATCAGCGATTCGCTCAAGCTGGGCGAAAAATATGTCCGGGCCAACGTCAATCCCAAACTGGTTTTAGAGAATATCGCGATAAATATATAAAAATAAATGACAAGCCAGGGATGTTAATTTGTACCGGTATTAGCTACGGCAACATTAAAATTTATAGAAATTTGATATTGGAAATTTGAAATTGGGAAAACCAATTTCTAATATCCAATTTCCAATTTCCTGTTCGATTTTATTTTGGCATCCATTTTAAGAGATTAAATCGGAATTAAATTATAATAATAAATTCAATTATATGTTCAACCAAAAAATTATCATCGCTTTGTCTCTTTGTTTGTTGGCGGTTCTCACCATGGGCGCCGGCTGTTCCATTTCTTTTAAATCCTCCGACACCTCGGCGGTTGACGGCGGATTTTGGGTCAGTCTGGATAAAGGTTTGTCCTGGTGGCAGGTTAATGCCGTGCCGACCGCTGCCGGAGTGGCGAATATCAACGCGCTCGACGATTCGAGTTTGGCCTTGGATCCGGAGGACACTAACGCGGTTTATTTTGGCAGCGCCGCTAACGGATTGTATTATACTTATGCTTTGAGCAATGGCT is part of the Patescibacteria group bacterium genome and harbors:
- a CDS encoding GtrA family protein; the encoded protein is MLKKTLKFFWSLRRQFAKYFIVGVSAVILDMSSLIFLKEILHFPPFVAVLTNQVFILAFVFLLNKYWSFKEHSLTHRQLFRFGIVVIYNYSFAVSAMYVFNHLLAFDYRLVRLGSIILAVSWNFFLYKYWVYAASKPEALPETAGQE
- a CDS encoding sugar transferase; this encodes MSNRSKNFIILLGDLAIMHLALFLTLWLRYLTPPSAEIYQKLWISFLAVFIFWLIAFYISNLYDLRQAVNNTLFFQRVGQSFIIAALLSIVYFYLAPRDELTPKTNLAIFIVVFAALFIAWRRSLNSLLKSYLPRVNLAIIGSNHLVEEISAELKQKPQLGFSLSFILDEKSPSKEINGTPIFTNINDLPALIEKRKINNVILATTPDSQELRALLFECLPLKITFINLVDFYENIAGKIPLEEINKMWFLENLNEGNKRDFDLFKRTADLVLSLFIFLITCPFWLIIGAIIKLESKGPVFFVQNRAGERGKNFLMIKFRTMKTENNDQSPTLDSDHRVTRFGSLLRKTRLDEVPQVLNIIKGEMSFVGPRPERPELIAELEKQIPFYRERMLVKPGITGCDQIAGEYHSPSFADTMKKLQYDLYYIKNRSLYLDLSIILKTISTVLSRAGR
- a CDS encoding GDP-L-fucose synthase, yielding MNTESKIYVAGHNGLVGSAIVRKLKATGFSNLILKSHKELDLLDQKSTAEFFAQEKPEYVFLAAAKVGGIAANDTYPADFIYENLAVQNNVIHQAYLSGVKKLLFLGSSCIYPRDARQPIKEEYLLSGPLEETNKPYAVAKIAGIIECQSYNRQYKTSFISVMPTNLYGPNDNFDLANSHVLPALLRKFHEAKIRGDRETVVWGTGSARREFLHVDDLADACVFLMNNYDSGEIINIGTGEDIAIKEIAELIKEVTGFKGKIDWDKTKPDGTMRKRLDVSKLHNLGWKHKINLADGLKSYYQWYLDNL
- the gmd gene encoding GDP-mannose 4,6-dehydratase; this translates as MKKALITGITGQDGSYLAELLLAKGYEVHGLIRRASTFNTGRIDHLYTDPHINGVKLFLHYGDLSDSSNLSRLLEKIQPDEIYNLGAQSHVRVSFDMPEYTADVTGLGALRLLDAIREAKIKTKFYQASSSEMFGKAIELPLKETTPFYPRSPYGCAKVFAYWITKNYREAYQMFAVNGILFNHESPRRGETFVTRKITRGLARIKLGKDQKLFLGNLDAKRDWGHAQDYVYGMWLMMQTEEPDDYILATGENHSVREFAELAAHNFGLDLVWKGKGLGEKGIDRKTGKTIIEIDPKYFRPSEVDELLGDPTKAKTKLGWEPKISFAELIKEMCETDLEIEKNKK
- a CDS encoding DNA polymerase III subunit delta' encodes the protein MEKHDLENKKGWPLSGNGRITDFLEKSIANGKIVNTYIFLGLKDLGKTAAAVHFAKSLLCQKKKPGAFSPPCGVCPSCRQMQNSGKEEKGFETLHGDFHLVRKEADKKNISIEQVREFIRILEMSSFLNSYKVGIIKDADDLSEGAANALLKTLEEPRQKVVVILTASRIEKIPATIVSRSQVLHFLPVPAATIYDYLIKDLGCPRAQAKNISRLSLGRPALAAKFFEDREFYQSYLLKTETFLQFFKDNLNQRLQAVGKISAGADEESKAETALGILNVWQGLLRDLILLNVNNGDLIQHEPWREKLEKISNGLNGGSLGKISDSLKLGEKYVRANVNPKLVLENIAINI